DNA sequence from the Microtus ochrogaster isolate Prairie Vole_2 unplaced genomic scaffold, MicOch1.0 UNK89, whole genome shotgun sequence genome:
tacaagagcgttgtcccacagcacagctcGGGTCTTTTCATTTTATCCACAAGTAATATGTAGACATTCTGACGCCTTTCCTTTTTGGAATACATCAGGTCAGCCAATCAACCCTCAGTGTCGGATCTACCCAGAGGAGATGATTCAGACGGGCATTTCTGCCATTGATGGCATGAACAGTATTGCTAGGGGACAGAAAATTCCCATCTTTTCTGCTGCTGGATTGCCACACAATGAGGTGAGAACTAGGGTACTTGCTGTGTCATGTCACGGGGAAAATCTATAGATGCATTGGCATACCTGGCAAATAGTTGGTATTAACTAGTCACCCAATTCAGGCTTGTATGTCTGCTTTCTCACTTCTTCtgtatctttataaaaataacagaGTTTTGAGTATTTAAAGTATTCAGGAGTTAAGGATGAGTTGCTTTGCTGTCAGAATATGATTATAGTTactgcttgtttctttttatcctCAACAGATTGCCGCTCAGATCTGTCGCCAGGCTGGTTTGGTAAAGAAATCCAAAGATGTAGTGGACTACAGTGAAGAAAATTTCGCCATTGTGTTTGCTGCTATGGGGGTAAGTATGGTATTCTGTTGGGAATAATATAAGATTATAAACTACACATACGTCGTTGACTTTGTTCCTAGGTAGAGACAGTGCACCTTGGCATTTTAGCAAAATGAAGGAATCAAATTTCACATGTGACAGAAAATTAGTAATACTCTGTGTACCTAAAGTGCTTTACTCCAATTTACAttctaaaaaggaataaaaatggatGCTTGAATTTTTGAAAGAACAATTTAGATTCATAACTTGGCCTTCATCAAAACTAGATGATGAGAATTTTCTCCTCCCAGCACTGATGAAGTCATTGATGTTTAGGTAAACATGGAAACAGCCCGGTTCTTCAAATCTGACTTTGAAGAAAATGGCTCAATGGACAATGTCTGCCTCTTTTTGAACTTGGCTAATGACCCAACGTAAGTAAATATGGTCACTTCTTTCTGTTTGAGAAGATGGGGATCAAAGGAATTAAGGAAGTAAATGTCACAGTGAGATCCTCTTCACTGATGAAACCCTATATTTGAATTCCAGTCTGCTTCTCGATTCGCTTTGCAGTCAAGACGGAGTTAACATAGACACTGAAGCTTATAAAGTGACCAGTAATACTTGACTGGATTGTTAAATGACATCAGACATCATAGATGATCAATAAATAACCTTTTCTTCTTACACGGGAAATATGTCACCTGtttcttcctgcccctcttctcaTCACCCCTTGTCAGTTTTGAGAAACGTTAGCTCTGAGAAATGACAAGCATTTGTAAAATGATTTAACTTTGTGGTACTTTACTATTCAGTGAGTACACAGAGTAATTGCCTACAGAGGCATCTTCAAAGTAATAATTGGgtgtctcccccttccccccgCCCCCGGATTTATAGGACTTTCAAAGGAGAAATTGCTGTTGTGTCCAGAATTGTTTTGGATATGGCTTTTGAGTGACCTGGGACTTGTTTGATTTCAGCATCGAGAGAATCATCACTCCCCGCCTGGCTCTGACCACCGCTGAGTTTCTGGCTTACCAGTGTGAGAAGCATGTCCTGGTCATTCTGACAGATATGAGCTCTTATGCTGAAGCGCTTCGAGAGgtaacttttcctttcttcattttttttcccctcagttaaACAAAATGAGTCAATTCGTAGGATTATCTTGACCCtttgtaagtttttgtttttctttagtcaTGTTTTTGAGCTTGTTCCTGAATGATTTGTAGATTATCTTTCTTAGAAAAGACagtacagtttttttctttctgtgaacctGGGAATCTTAGAAGGTAAGATTAAAATTAATAGCCTGCCTAGCACATTGTTACTATCCCAAGGGTCCTAGAAGTAAGAAAGCCCCACAAGCTAGTGACGATTccccagttttaaaaaattttgtctGTTGGCTTGTCTTGAGTATATGTAtttgctcatggaggccagaagagggcatcagatcccctggaagtggagtttcccagtgtgggtgctgggaactgaacccaggacctcagctCTTACCCTTCAAATCtctgtttttaatgatttaaaaaatatatatatagtttttgtttttgtttttgtctttcaagacagggcttctttttcactttggagcctgtcctggcactagctcttgtagaccaggcttgaactcacagagatccacctgcctttgccaccCAAGTGCTCTGAGGGCTTGTGATGGTGGAGTAATGCAGGTACCCACATTCCCATACGTGTGTCCCGAAGAAGACAGGATAGACTCCTGGCTCTGTGGTCAGGTTCATAGATAGCCCAGTCTTGCCGTGACTGACTGTGGCTGAGATATTCGCCTTGACCGTTGGAATTGTAGACACACGTCACTAAGCTGGGCTCTGGTTTTTTTGATCATGGGAAACTTATCTGAGACCCAATTCTGACTGTAAATTTGGGAtacacttttttgtttggttgttgtgaAGTTTGACTAATGTGTGAGTCATGTGGTAAGCCATGTATTCTTGGTATGTGTTCCTTTTTAATTCTTACCGTTTTTATTTATAACCacttaaattaatattttgttgaaTACTGAAGCcaacatttttttaacttttattctaaTCTCATACTTTACCTCCTGACCGCAGTTTCCACTTCCTCTATGCCACCCAGTCCTTCCCCTCTTCACCCAGATCaacttgtctttgtttctctttaaaaaaaaaaaaaaaggcagaccgAAATCCATCGAACATGGcctaacaagatacaataagactggTCACATACCTTCTAATCAAGGCTGAATGAAGCAACCTAGTTGGAGGAAAAGGgcagagacacccccccccccaactcccagTTAGGAGTTGCATAagaaagactgaggcagagggTCTAGCTCTGACCCACACAGACGATCTAGCCAAACGTTTTTCTTACTCTGTCAGGTTTCAGCAGCCAGGGAAGAGGTTCCTGGTCGGCGAGGTTTCCCAGGCTACATGTACACTGATTTAGCCACGATCTATGAACGTGCTGGTCGAGTGGAGGGTAGAAATGGCTCCATTACTCAAATCCCTATTCTCACCATGCCCAATGATGGTAAGTTTGCATATTTGATTATACCAGACTATATCACTtttgatctgtgtgtgtgcatgtgtgtgagagagatttgTGGGCCaggggagatcagaggacagcttggccAGGTCAGTTTGCTCCTACTAAACAACACTGTCATTTGAAGAGCATCCCTAATTATCCTTACTACTTTCTGTAAGAAAGGcagttttctttgtaatttgaatttcagattttcATTTATGATGTTCTGTTTCAAATGTCTGCTGTTTTCAGAGCACAGTTTTAGTTATGAAGAATTTGTCTCTGTTTAATGTAAGCTGCTTGGATTTCCTGTGAGACAGTCATTTCAGCAGTTAAACATGCAGTGAAGATCATAGACGTAAAGATTTTTGAGATGTTTGACCCCAGTTTGGGCAAGAAGCAGCTTGCTTGTCCCAGGCCCGTGCAAGCCTACCGCACCGTGCAGCAAGGTTGGGTGTGCTTAGACTGGGCTCTGCCGCCGTGGTTTTTGTCCATATGTCCTTTTTAATAGCTACTTGTATGAGGCAATTTGGGAACTAACTCATCCTGGTGAGCACTGTTGGATGCCTCAGAGTGTCTCTGGTCTGTGTTGAGCACAGAGGAGCGGAGTGGACTGTTAGGTTAGGAACTGGTACTCTACGCTCATAGTCTGGATTCGTAAGCCACAGCAGCTGTTGTGCTGCATTGCTTGGGACACAAGGGGGCGTTTTGGGGTTAAACGCTTACTGCTTGTTGAATCTTTGGGTGCTGCTTGAGCACCACTGCCATGCCTGTGTCCTACATTGGCCTAGAGCTGTGTGCTTAGGATGGGACTTTATGTTTGCAGAAGAAGGCACGTAACTAGGAGCAAGTGTTTACTTCATAGTGTGCAACACGTGTTGGTGCCGTTGTAACTGGACAAGGGAAATGGCCATTTACTACAGTAACAGCTAGGCTCCTTGCCCGATGTTTAAActtcatgaaaatgaaatttgagaGTAAACCCTTTAGTTTTATTAGCCATATTCAGGTACTCAGTAGCCATGTGTGGCAAATGCCTTTCCATTCGCTTCCAtatcttgctgtgataaaacaccacgataAACCGGACAGTGATGgagcacgccttttatcccagcactcagggggcagaagcaggtggatctctgtgagttcaaggttaacctggtctacaaagtgagttccaggacagccagagctgttacacagagaaactctgtctcaaagaagcacaacaacaaaatcctgtgATTAAAAAGCACCTTAAAGGAGAAGGGCCATTTTTCAGCTTATGATTCCAAGTTGCAGTCCATTGTTGTAGaaaggtcaaggcaggaacttcaaacGGACAAGGGTGCTCCGTACCTCCACTGTTTCCTTGGATGGcaccccctgcctagggaatggtttCGTCCATGGTGGGCTGTCTTCACATCAGTTAATTAGCTAAGATAATTCCCCACAGATAATGCTCACAAACCAACCCAACAAGACTCTCTTCCCTTGTTGTATTtgttgacaattaaagctaaccATCTCACTGCTGTGTTAGACAGCACAAATAACATCATCCCAGAGATGGATTCTCTGGAGCTCTTGCAGCAGAGCTGGGTAGGTAATGTAGACTCTCTTCTTGTGAGATTGGCCATATGAGATAGCCATGTGCTTAATCCTGATGTCTTTCTCCGGCAGATATCACTCATCCCATCCCTGACTTGACTGGGTATATTACTGAGGGGCAGATCTATGTGGACAGACAGCTGCACAACAGACAGGTACTGACTGACGCTTGAACAGTGCTGTGAGCTTGAAGCCACTTGTTACAGTCTGCTGACTTGATTGCTTCTTAAGTATCAGCTTGATGTTTTAATGtggctgtaaaaaaaaatgtcatttctgtAAGCTAAAATCATGTAGTAGGCAAAATGCCAGAGTTAAGAATTACCGTTTTTATTTATTGTACCTTTAAATGGGATCAGCTGTCTCAAggaactttttttggggggaattcTATACTAACAGCAGTATATGGTATCAATCTTACTAACATAAAAGCAGGATTTTTGCTGGCTTTGTAACATTTCCAAAATCAACTTTTATGGGATTTTTGCGtacagttgttttctttctttcttttccacccAAGATTTACCCACCTATCAATGTGCTGCCCTCGCTTTCCCGGTTGATGAAATCGGCTATTGGAGAAGGAATGACCAGAAAGGACCATGCTGATGTCTCTAACCAGCTGGTACGTGCTTCTCTGGGGAGAGGGCTGAGactgcctttctctgtgtctgctgctgTCCTGCCCGTAACTCTAATAGCACTCAGTTTTCTTCCCATCCAAGGAGAATGTCAATGTTGGTTTAATACAGAATAATACCTCATTGGAACAAAGCAACTCTTTTCACAAGAATAAACTATACTAATCAAGATTAAAATACCAGacttggaggctggagaaataacttggtggttaagagtatttgtttttcttgtaagaggacccacatgatggctcagaaACATATGTAACTCCAGGTTTAGGGAAGTGACACCTTCTTCCGACCTCTGAGGATACCAGGCTTGTAGGTGGTTTGCAtcaatacatacatgtaaaacactcatgcatataaaataaaatccttgaaaaataaaaccaaacaacccaGTAGGTTTGGGCAGCTTGTGGTGTcagacctgtgatcccagtactctggaggctaaGGAATTACAGATTGGAAGTCAGCGTGGACTTCATAGTGACACTATCTCAGAAAGCAGTAATAGCAACAAGAAAATTACCAAGCTTGTAactcatttctaaaattttaaatttattttattgaatattctgtccctatttatttatctgttttacttatttatttttatgtgtgttggtattttacctgcatgaaTATCTGTTtactacatgcatgcagtgcccaagaCAAGAAGAAAGTTTAGGatcttcctggacctggagttacagaaacTGCTTAGCtgctgtctgggtgctgggaatcgaacctggatcctctacaaGAATAGCCATCTGGGCTGGGCCATCTTTCTAGGCCAcagaaattggggggggggggggacaggtgGTAAcaaggctcagtgggtacaggcaCTTGCTACTGAATCTTCCAGTTTAGTCATTTCTGCCTGGATACCCTCATATTTGTTACTTAACATATGTTAAGTAAATAACCAACAGAACACTGAAGCTAACAGTTGAATTTATTCTATGAACTCCTTAAGGTCCATATAGGTTGTAcatcaaaaagaaagcaaaatatctGACTGCAGTAGAAATGGCAGGCCTGTGAAATCACAGGAATTTGAAGAAGGCCTATAGAAATTTCTTTGGTTCTTGTGTATTCTCTATCCACTGTCAATTCATTGGCATACCGAGGAAGTATATATTTGCAGTGTGGATGATGTCCGTACATTGCAAGTCTTTTGGCCCCTTTCTGGGGGTACTATAATAAATATGAGTGTACTTTGCTGGGGGCTTTCTGTGGTAGAGCAGGACTGTGTATCCTGAGCTGTTGAcatgtcctctctctcttcagtatGCATGCTACGCTATTGGTAAGGATGTGCAAGCCATGAAAGCTGTGGTGGGAGAAGAAGCCCTGACCTCAGATGACCTTCTTTACTTGGAATTTCTGCAGAAATTTGAGAAAAACTTCATTTCTCAGGGTAAGATGATTCCCTTCAAACACAAACAGTTCAGAATTGTTAAACACCTAAGTGCTCACGTTGGTGTCTGCATTTCTTCTCTAATGAGACACTCCTCCAGGTCTTAAGGCCTgacttccctctgccttctgcacGTCCTCAGGGAACTTCTAATTATTATCTCACAAAGCCCAACCACCTTCtttgctgttctgtttgttttcttcctgaccTTTGACTGGTACTGTACTGTGGGCTCTAGTTTGCTGTCTGTGGCCCTGCCTTCTCTCAAGCTCCCACAACTCACCTGCTATAAGCATGTCTTTTCATGTTCCAATGCCTAGGACCCAGTGACCAGAATGAGACTTTCCCCAGCTGACCACCTTCCTGCCTGTCAACACTCTGGCCTGTGTGCTCTTGGTGTCTGCTGAGGTCATTTTCCCAGCAGTTTATCTCAGTTGCTGGGCCTCAGcatgttgt
Encoded proteins:
- the Atp6v1b2 gene encoding V-type proton ATPase subunit B, brain isoform; protein product: MALRAMRGIVNGAAPELPVPTGGPMAGAREQALAVSRNYLSQPRLTYKTVSGVNGPLVILDHVKFPRYAEIVHLTLPDGTKRSGQVLEVSGSKAVVQVFEGTSGIDAKKTSCEFTGDILRTPVSEDMLGRVFNGSGKPIDRGPVVLAEDFLDIMGQPINPQCRIYPEEMIQTGISAIDGMNSIARGQKIPIFSAAGLPHNEIAAQICRQAGLVKKSKDVVDYSEENFAIVFAAMGVNMETARFFKSDFEENGSMDNVCLFLNLANDPTIERIITPRLALTTAEFLAYQCEKHVLVILTDMSSYAEALREVSAAREEVPGRRGFPGYMYTDLATIYERAGRVEGRNGSITQIPILTMPNDDITHPIPDLTGYITEGQIYVDRQLHNRQIYPPINVLPSLSRLMKSAIGEGMTRKDHADVSNQLYACYAIGKDVQAMKAVVGEEALTSDDLLYLEFLQKFEKNFISQGPYENRTVYETLDIGWQLLRIFPKEMLKRIPQSTLSEFYPRDSAKH